The Populus nigra chromosome 19, ddPopNigr1.1, whole genome shotgun sequence genome includes a window with the following:
- the LOC133680363 gene encoding upstream activation factor subunit UAF30-like isoform X2 translates to MVSDSDLVARLREILRSSDLDTATASSIRRQLEEDFGVDLSEKKKFIREQIDTFLETLNKGDGQSGDVTENEDNENDTVEDDENENDGIKEEEEEEEEEDSETKESKGSDKTEKVRKRGGFAKLSSLSPQLQAVVGVPELARTEVVKKLWAYIRENNLQDPKNRKKIKCDEALRAVFHVNSIDMFQMNKALSKHIWPLTGENESVKQKEKSKDINDSGSEGDNGGEQEDDEEEVKKESNERSKKGRSAKVDEDVKKRGGGFTKLCSLSPQLQEFVGVPELARTGVVKKLWAYIREKNLQDPKNKRNIICDESLRSIFDVDSIDMFQMNKALTKHIWAVREEDAPSNSSPKKKGTKQGREEGPEEPKQKGKRQKKVPHEPKKKEKQQKKGSS, encoded by the exons ATGGTGTCGGATTCGGACCTCGTGGCCCGGCTCCGTGAAATACTCCGGAGTTCGGACTTAGACACGGCCACTGCCAGCAGTATACGGCGGCAGTTAGAGGAGGATTTCGGCGTTGATTTATcggagaaaaaaaagtttattagaGAGCAAATTGATACTTTTCTTGAAACCCTAAATAAAGGAGATGGTCAATCAGGGGATGTGACAGAAAATGAAGATAACGAAAACGACACCGTTGAAGACGATGAAAATGAAAACGACGgtattaaagaagaagaagaagaagaagaagaagaagatagtgAGACAAAGGAAAGCAAGGG GTCAGACAAGACAGAAAAGGTGAGGAAAAGAGGCGGTTTTGCTAAGTTAAGTAGCTTATCTCCGCAACTTCAAGCAGTTGTTGGAGTGCCTGAATTGGCCAGAACTGAG GTTGTGAAGAAACTTTGGGCCTATATCCGTGAAAACAATTTGCAGGATCCaaagaataggaaaaaaataaaatgtgacgAGGCATTGCGCGCTGTCTTTCATGTAAATTCAATTGATATGTTTCAAATGAATAAAGCCCTGTCCAAGCATATCTGGCCATTAACTGGAGAAAATG AAAGTgtaaagcaaaaagaaaaaagcaaagacATTAACGATTCTGGGTCTGAAGGAGACAATGGAGGGGAACAAGAGGATGATGAGGAAGAGGTAAAGAAAGAGAGTAATGAAAGAAGCAAGAAAGGACG GTCGGCTAAGGTGGATGAGGATGTTAAGAAAAGAGGAGGTGGTTTTACTAAATTGTGCAGTCTTTCTCCTCAACTTCAAGAGTTTGTCGGAGTTCCAGAACTGGCCAGAACTGGG GTTGTGAAGAAGCTTTGGGCCTATATCCGGGAGAAGAACTTGCAAGATCCAAAGAATAAGCGAAACATAATATGTGATGAATCATTGCGTTCTATTTTCGATGTTGATTCTATTGACATGTTTCAAATGAATAAAGCGTTGACTAAACACATATGGGCTGTCCGTGAGGAAGATG CTCCAAGCAACTCTTCACCAAAGAAAAAGGGGACTAAACAAGGAAGAGAAGAAG GTCCTGAGGAACCTAAACAGAAAGGAAAGCGGCAGAAGAAAG TTCCTCATGaacctaaaaagaaagaaaagcagcAGAAGAAAG GATCCAGCTGA
- the LOC133680363 gene encoding upstream activation factor subunit UAF30-like isoform X1, which produces MVSDSDLVARLREILRSSDLDTATASSIRRQLEEDFGVDLSEKKKFIREQIDTFLETLNKGDGQSGDVTENEDNENDTVEDDENENDGIKEEEEEEEEEDSETKESKGSDKTEKVRKRGGFAKLSSLSPQLQAVVGVPELARTEVVKKLWAYIRENNLQDPKNRKKIKCDEALRAVFHVNSIDMFQMNKALSKHIWPLTGENESVKQKEKSKDINDSGSEGDNGGEQEDDEEEVKKESNERSKKGRRSAKVDEDVKKRGGGFTKLCSLSPQLQEFVGVPELARTGVVKKLWAYIREKNLQDPKNKRNIICDESLRSIFDVDSIDMFQMNKALTKHIWAVREEDAPSNSSPKKKGTKQGREEGPEEPKQKGKRQKKVPHEPKKKEKQQKKGSS; this is translated from the exons ATGGTGTCGGATTCGGACCTCGTGGCCCGGCTCCGTGAAATACTCCGGAGTTCGGACTTAGACACGGCCACTGCCAGCAGTATACGGCGGCAGTTAGAGGAGGATTTCGGCGTTGATTTATcggagaaaaaaaagtttattagaGAGCAAATTGATACTTTTCTTGAAACCCTAAATAAAGGAGATGGTCAATCAGGGGATGTGACAGAAAATGAAGATAACGAAAACGACACCGTTGAAGACGATGAAAATGAAAACGACGgtattaaagaagaagaagaagaagaagaagaagaagatagtgAGACAAAGGAAAGCAAGGG GTCAGACAAGACAGAAAAGGTGAGGAAAAGAGGCGGTTTTGCTAAGTTAAGTAGCTTATCTCCGCAACTTCAAGCAGTTGTTGGAGTGCCTGAATTGGCCAGAACTGAG GTTGTGAAGAAACTTTGGGCCTATATCCGTGAAAACAATTTGCAGGATCCaaagaataggaaaaaaataaaatgtgacgAGGCATTGCGCGCTGTCTTTCATGTAAATTCAATTGATATGTTTCAAATGAATAAAGCCCTGTCCAAGCATATCTGGCCATTAACTGGAGAAAATG AAAGTgtaaagcaaaaagaaaaaagcaaagacATTAACGATTCTGGGTCTGAAGGAGACAATGGAGGGGAACAAGAGGATGATGAGGAAGAGGTAAAGAAAGAGAGTAATGAAAGAAGCAAGAAAGGACG TAGGTCGGCTAAGGTGGATGAGGATGTTAAGAAAAGAGGAGGTGGTTTTACTAAATTGTGCAGTCTTTCTCCTCAACTTCAAGAGTTTGTCGGAGTTCCAGAACTGGCCAGAACTGGG GTTGTGAAGAAGCTTTGGGCCTATATCCGGGAGAAGAACTTGCAAGATCCAAAGAATAAGCGAAACATAATATGTGATGAATCATTGCGTTCTATTTTCGATGTTGATTCTATTGACATGTTTCAAATGAATAAAGCGTTGACTAAACACATATGGGCTGTCCGTGAGGAAGATG CTCCAAGCAACTCTTCACCAAAGAAAAAGGGGACTAAACAAGGAAGAGAAGAAG GTCCTGAGGAACCTAAACAGAAAGGAAAGCGGCAGAAGAAAG TTCCTCATGaacctaaaaagaaagaaaagcagcAGAAGAAAG GATCCAGCTGA
- the LOC133679074 gene encoding pentatricopeptide repeat-containing protein At2g15820, chloroplastic — MLLKGAQAPSLITFYHHNKPPLNPIVPDILTLTSPMRTSLFSSSLPLSLHQQQRIHFPEPINTPQTLHPISTPKCFSTSVEQLASDSQSEGILDFDENEREAFKFDDDGLGSSGAGGDRKHLDAPALEVKELAELPEQWRRAKLAWLCKELPAHKPATAVRILNGQRKWIRQEDATYIVVHCTRIRENETGFRVYKWMMQQHWYRFDFALSTKLADYMGKERKFAKCREIFDDIISQGRVPSESTFHILVIAYLSTTVQGSLEEACSIYNRMIQLGGYRPRLSLHNSLFRALVSKPGVIAKHHLKQAEFVYHNLVTCGLELQKDIYGGLIWLHSYQDTIDKERITSLREEMRQAGVEESQEVLVSILRACAKDGDVEEAERTWLKLVRLDDGLSSHAFVCRMEVFSKAGEPMKSFETFREMQEVLSSYNVAPYHKIIEVLCKAEEVELAESLMQELVQSGMKPLTPSFISIMDMYLNLNLHDKLESAFSACLEKCRPNRSVYMIYLDSLVKVGNFDKAEEIFNHMRNNEAIGVNARSCNTILREYLSSGYHVKAERTYDLMCQKKYDIDSSLMEKLDSVLSSSRKVARRRISLKLSKEQREILVGLFLGGLQIESDGKKHMIQFEFNQNSIMHSILRRHLHDQYHEWLHPSFKPSDDSDSDDIPWRFCTISHSCFDFYAEQFWPRGQPQLPKLIHRWMSPQVLAYWYMYGGHRTSSGDIVLKLKGSVKGVGRVVKTLKSKSLDCRVKRKGKVFWIGFLGSVSTWFWKLVEPYILDDLKDLLKAGDPTLENNMEELQNMNFDSGSDFDEEASEDSDMDSL, encoded by the exons ATGCTTCTCAAAGGAGCTCAAGCCCCTTCTCTCATCACTTTCTACCACCATAATAAACCCCCTTTAAACCCTATAGTACCCGACATACTAACCCTCACTTCACCTATGCGCACTTCCCTCTTCTCCTCCTCCCTCCCCCTTTCCCTCCACCAACAACAGCGCATCCACTTCCCCGAACCCATTAACACCCCCCAAACACTTCACCCCATTTCAACCCCAAAGTGTTTCAGTACTTCCGTCGAACAGTTGGCAAGCGATTCTCAATCTGAAGGGATATTGGATTTTGATGAAAATGAGAGGGAAgcttttaaatttgatgatgATGGGCTGGGATCTTCCGGTGCTGGAGGGGATAGGAAGCACTTGGATGCTCCGGCACTGGAGGTGAAGGAGCTAGCGGAGTTGCCGGAGCAGTGGAGGAGAGCGAAATTGGCGTGGTTGTGTAAGGAGTTGCCGGCGCATAAGCCAGCCACTGCTGTGAGGATACTTAATGGGCAGAGGAAGTGGATAAGGCAGGAAGATGCTACTTATATTGTCGTTCATTGTACTCGAATTCGCGAAAACGAGACCGGGTTTAGG GTGTATAAATGGATGATGCAGCAGCATTGGTATCGATTTGATTTTGCGTTGTCCACTAAGTTAGCAGATTACATGGGCAAGGAGCGAAAGTTTGCGAAATGCAGGGAGATATTTGATGATATTATCAGTCAGGGACGCGTTCCCAGTGAATCAACTTTTCATATCCTTGTCATTGCATATCTTAGTACGACAGTTCAAGGTAGCCTGGAGGAGGCATGCAGCATTTACAATCGGATGATTCAGTTGGGAGGGTACCGGCCACGACTTAGTTTGCACAATTCTTTGTTTAGAGCGCTTGTGAGCAAACCAGGGGTCATTGCAAAACATCATCTCAAACAGGCTGAATTTGTTTATCATAATTTGGTGACATGTGGACTTGAGTTGCAGAAGGATATTTATGGTGGTCTCATCTGGCTACATAGCTACCAGGACACTATAGATAAAGAAAGAATCACATCACTAAGGGAAGAGATGAGGCAAGCAGGAGTAGAGGAGAGCCAAGAAGTGCTCGTTTCCATATTGAGAGCTTGTGCAAAGGATGGCGACGTGGAGGAAGCAGAAAGGACTTGGCTCAAACTTGTCCGTCTTGATGATGGTCTCTCTTCACATGCTTTTGTGTGTAGAATGGAGGTCTTTTCAAAGGCAGGAGAACCTATGAAATCTTTTGAGACATTTAGAGAGATGCAGGAGGTTTTAAGTTCTTACAATGTTGCACCGtatcataaaattatagaagTCTTATGCAAGGCTGAAGAAGTGGAACTTGCAGAGTCACTCATGCAAGAGTTAGTTCAGAGTGGTATGAAGCCGCTTACACCatcttttatttctataatGGACATGTACCTTAATTTAAACTTGCACGATAAATTAGAATCAGCCTTCTCTGCATGCCTTGAGAAATGTCGACCCAACCGGAGTGTCTACATGATCTACTTGGATTCTTTGGTGAAAGTCGGTAATTTTGACAAAGCTGAGGAGATTTTTAACCACATGCGCAATAATGAAGCGATTGGTGTTAATGCCAGATCATGCAATACTATTTTAAGAGAATACCTCTCTTCTGGATACCATGTGAAGGCAGAAAGGACATATGATCTAATGTGCCAAAAGAAATACGATATTGATTCCTCATTGATGGAAAAGCTTGACTCTGTTCTGAGCTCGAGCAGGAAAGTGGCAAGGAGGCGTATTAGCCTCAAGCTTAGCAAAGAGCAAAGAGAAATTTTAGTGGGTTTGTTTTTAGGTGGTTTGCAAATTGAATCAGATGGGAAGAAACACATGATTCAATTCGAGTTCAATCAGAATTCTATCATGCATTCCATTTTGAGGAGACATTTACATGACCAGTACCATGAGTGGTTACATCCATCTTTTAAGCCTAGTGATGATAGTGATAGCGATGACATCCCTTGGAGATTTTGTACCATCTCGCActcttgttttgatttctatgcAGAACAGTTTTGGCCAAGAGGCCAACCTCAGCTGCCAAAGCTAATCCACAGGTGGATGTCACCTCAGGTTCTTGCATACTGGTATATGTATGGGGGGCACAGAACATCATCAGGGGATATTGTGCTGAAGCTAAAGGGGAGTGTTAAGGGTGTTGGAAGGGTTGTCAAAACATTGAAATCAAAATCTCTGGATTGCAGGGTGAAGAGAAAGGGGAAAGTATTTTGGATAGGTTTTCTTGGAAGCGTTTCTACATGGTTCTGGAAATTGGTAGAACCTTATATATTAGATGACTTGAAAGATTTGCTAAAAGCTGGTGATCCTACCTTGGAGAATAATATGGAAGAACTTCAGAATATGAACTTTGATAGTGGGTCTGATTTTGATGAGGAGGCATCTGAGGACAGCGACATGGACAGTTTATAG
- the LOC133680339 gene encoding serine/threonine-protein kinase SRK2E isoform X1 produces MDRSAMTVGPGMDLPIMHDGDRYELVKDIGSGNFGVARLMRDKQTDDLVAVKYIERGEKIDENVRREIINHRSLRHPNIVRFKEVILTPTHLAIVMEYASGGELFERICIAGRFSEDEARFFFQQLISGVSYCHAMQVCHRDLKLENTLLDGSPAPRLKICDFGYSKSSVLHSQPKSTVGTPAYIAPEVLLKKEYDGKIADVWSCGVTLYVMLVGAYPFEDPDEPMNFRRTIHRILNVQYSIPDYVHISPECQHLISRIFVADPAMRITIPEIRNHEWFLKNLPADLMVENTMNNEFEEPDQPMQSIEEIMQIISEATIPAAGTSSLNQYLTGSLDIDDDMEDLESDPELDLDSSGEIVYAM; encoded by the exons ATGGATCGATCGGCGATGACAGTGGGACCTGGAATGGACCTGCCGATTATGCACGATGGAGACCGGTATGAGCTAGTGAAAGATATTGGGTCAGGGAATTTTGGTGTAGCTAGGTTGATGAGGGATAAACAGACTGATGATCTTGTTGCTGTTAAGTATATCGAGAGAGGTGAGAAG ATAGATGAAAACGTGCGAAGAGAAATCATTAACCACAGGTCGCTTAGGCATCCCAACATTGTCAGATTCAAAGAG GTCATATTAACCCCAACTCACCTGGCAATTGTGATGGAATATGCATCTGGTGGAGAGCTCTTTGAGCGCATATGTATTGCTGGTCGCTTCAGCGAGGATGAG GCACGCTTTTTCTTTCAACAACTTATATCAGGAGTTAGCTACTGCCATGCAATG CAAGTATGCCACCGTGACTTGAAACTGGAGAATACATTGTTGGATGGAAGCCCAGCACCTCGATTGAAGATTTGTGATTTTGGTTACTCTAAG TCTTCTGTGCTGCACTCACAACCGAAATCTACTGTTGGAACTCCTGCCTATATTGCTCCTGAAGTGTTACTTAAGAAGGAATACGATGGCAAG ATTGCAGATGTATGGTCTTGTGGTGTGACTTTATATGTTATGCTGGTGGGAGCATACCCTTTCGAGGACCCTGATGAGCCCATGAATTTTCGCAGGACAATCCAC CGAATTTTAAATGTCCAGTATTCAATTCCGGACTATGTTCACATATCTCCTGAATGCCAACATCTAATCTCAAGAATTTTTGTAGCAGACCCTGCAATG AGGATTACCATTCCCGAGATTAGGAATCATGAATGGTTTCTAAAGAATCTCCCAGCAGATCTCATGGTGGAAAATACAATGAATAACGAGTTTGAAGAACCCGATCAACCAATGCAAAGCATTGAAGAGATAATGCAAATAATATCTGAAGCCACCATACCTGCAGCAGGCACCTCCAGCCTCAACCAATATTTGACTGGCAGCCTGGACATTGATGACGACATGGAGGACTTGGAGAGTGATCCTGAGCTTGACCTGGACAGCAGTGGAGAGATAGTATATGCAATGTGA
- the LOC133680339 gene encoding serine/threonine-protein kinase SRK2E isoform X2 → MILLLLSISREIDENVRREIINHRSLRHPNIVRFKEVILTPTHLAIVMEYASGGELFERICIAGRFSEDEARFFFQQLISGVSYCHAMQVCHRDLKLENTLLDGSPAPRLKICDFGYSKSSVLHSQPKSTVGTPAYIAPEVLLKKEYDGKIADVWSCGVTLYVMLVGAYPFEDPDEPMNFRRTIHRILNVQYSIPDYVHISPECQHLISRIFVADPAMRITIPEIRNHEWFLKNLPADLMVENTMNNEFEEPDQPMQSIEEIMQIISEATIPAAGTSSLNQYLTGSLDIDDDMEDLESDPELDLDSSGEIVYAM, encoded by the exons ATGATCTTGTTGCTGTTAAGTATATCGAGAGAG ATAGATGAAAACGTGCGAAGAGAAATCATTAACCACAGGTCGCTTAGGCATCCCAACATTGTCAGATTCAAAGAG GTCATATTAACCCCAACTCACCTGGCAATTGTGATGGAATATGCATCTGGTGGAGAGCTCTTTGAGCGCATATGTATTGCTGGTCGCTTCAGCGAGGATGAG GCACGCTTTTTCTTTCAACAACTTATATCAGGAGTTAGCTACTGCCATGCAATG CAAGTATGCCACCGTGACTTGAAACTGGAGAATACATTGTTGGATGGAAGCCCAGCACCTCGATTGAAGATTTGTGATTTTGGTTACTCTAAG TCTTCTGTGCTGCACTCACAACCGAAATCTACTGTTGGAACTCCTGCCTATATTGCTCCTGAAGTGTTACTTAAGAAGGAATACGATGGCAAG ATTGCAGATGTATGGTCTTGTGGTGTGACTTTATATGTTATGCTGGTGGGAGCATACCCTTTCGAGGACCCTGATGAGCCCATGAATTTTCGCAGGACAATCCAC CGAATTTTAAATGTCCAGTATTCAATTCCGGACTATGTTCACATATCTCCTGAATGCCAACATCTAATCTCAAGAATTTTTGTAGCAGACCCTGCAATG AGGATTACCATTCCCGAGATTAGGAATCATGAATGGTTTCTAAAGAATCTCCCAGCAGATCTCATGGTGGAAAATACAATGAATAACGAGTTTGAAGAACCCGATCAACCAATGCAAAGCATTGAAGAGATAATGCAAATAATATCTGAAGCCACCATACCTGCAGCAGGCACCTCCAGCCTCAACCAATATTTGACTGGCAGCCTGGACATTGATGACGACATGGAGGACTTGGAGAGTGATCCTGAGCTTGACCTGGACAGCAGTGGAGAGATAGTATATGCAATGTGA